A window of the Actinomycetota bacterium genome harbors these coding sequences:
- a CDS encoding tetratricopeptide repeat protein: MAIDRIAWFSDLVAENPDEPRARFGLAVALRQAERWDDAVPQYRAYLDLATDEGAAYGHLAECLAALGDDDAAADAYLAGIDAALAHGHAGLADDFREAIEGLG, translated from the coding sequence GTGGCCATCGACCGCATCGCCTGGTTCTCGGACCTCGTGGCCGAGAACCCCGATGAGCCCCGCGCAAGGTTCGGCCTGGCCGTGGCGCTGCGGCAGGCCGAGCGGTGGGACGATGCCGTGCCGCAGTACCGCGCCTACCTCGACCTGGCCACCGACGAGGGCGCGGCCTACGGCCATCTCGCCGAGTGCCTGGCCGCGCTGGGCGACGACGACGCAGCTGCCGACGCCTATCTGGCCGGCATCGACGCCGCACTGGCGCACGGCCACGCCGGCCTGGCCGACGACTTCCGCGAGGCCATAGAGGGCCTGGGCTGA
- a CDS encoding ABC transporter permease codes for MEAIAYLAIMGLGLGAYLTSVDGVSYVVFIAPGIAASAVMFGAILETSYNAFVRIHVRRVFEAAVTTPLSVGDVVVGEYMWGATRGTIYGVVFLIVMAPFGLIESWWALLCPLVFVIGALTFGVLGMTYTSFTSNIEHFNIFWTGVMTPMFLFGGIFFPFTALPDWAQVIGWCLPLSHMVAATRELVMGDVGWVTLGHVAVLAAFAAVLFWVPVRRLGRTLLA; via the coding sequence GTGGAGGCCATCGCCTACCTGGCCATCATGGGCCTGGGCCTGGGCGCCTATCTCACGTCGGTGGACGGCGTGTCGTACGTGGTGTTCATCGCGCCCGGCATCGCCGCCAGCGCGGTGATGTTCGGGGCCATCCTCGAGACGTCCTACAACGCCTTCGTGCGCATCCACGTACGAAGGGTGTTCGAGGCAGCGGTCACCACGCCCCTCTCGGTGGGCGACGTGGTGGTGGGCGAGTACATGTGGGGCGCCACCCGCGGCACCATCTACGGGGTGGTGTTCCTCATCGTGATGGCGCCCTTCGGGCTCATCGAGAGCTGGTGGGCGCTGCTGTGCCCGCTGGTGTTCGTGATCGGCGCCCTCACGTTCGGGGTGCTCGGCATGACCTACACCTCGTTCACCTCGAACATCGAGCACTTCAACATCTTCTGGACCGGCGTGATGACGCCCATGTTCCTGTTCGGGGGCATCTTCTTCCCGTTCACGGCGCTGCCTGACTGGGCGCAGGTGATCGGCTGGTGCCTGCCGCTCAGCCACATGGTGGCCGCCACGCGAGAGCTGGTGATGGGTGACGTGGGATGGGTCACCCTTGGCCACGTGGCCGTGCTCGCCGCCTTCGCCGCGGTGCTGTTCTGGGTACCCGTGCGCCGGCTCGGTCGCACGCTCCTGGCGTAA